One window of the Bombus pyrosoma isolate SC7728 linkage group LG5, ASM1482585v1, whole genome shotgun sequence genome contains the following:
- the LOC122567717 gene encoding probable phospholipid hydroperoxide glutathione peroxidase has product MQKLVFLTALCFYGVIAQNCEDNKEEQCSATTSASFNQDKDWESATSIYDFHATDIHGKEVMLNKYRGHVCIIVNVASNCGFTDTHYKELVQLYEKYSKVEGLRILAFPSNQFGGQEPGNSIEILNFVKKYNVTFDLFQKIDVNGDNAHPLWKWLKTQAGGFITDSIKWNFTKFIINKEGQVVARHAPTTSPLEMESELKKYF; this is encoded by the coding sequence aaTTGGTATTTTTAACAGCTCTATGCTTTTACGGAGTGATAGCACAGAATTGCGAAGACAATAAAGAAGAACAATGTAGTGCTACAACTTCAGCTTCTTTTAATCAAGACAAAGATTGGGAATCAGCTACTTCCATTTATGACTTTCATGCTACAGATATACATGGAAAGGAAGTTATGCTGAATAAATATCGTGGGCATGTTTGTATAATTGTTAATGTTGCTAGCAACTGTGGATTTACAGATACACATTATAAAGAACTAGTacaattgtatgaaaaatacagTAAGGTGGAAGGTTTAAGGATTCTAGCATTCCCATCGAATCAATTTGGTGGCCAAGAACCAGGCAATTCCATAGAAATcttaaattttgtcaaaaaatataacgttacttttGATCTGTTTCAAAAGATTGATGTTAATGGAGATAATGCGCATCCATTATGGAAATGGTTGAAGACACAGGCAGGTGGATTCATAACTGATAGCATCAAATGGAACTTTACTAAATTCATCATTAACAAAGAAGGACAAGTTGTTGCCAGACATGCACCAACTACCAGTCCTCTTGAAATGGAATCAGAATTGAAGAAGTATTTCTAA